One window of the Anaeromyxobacter dehalogenans 2CP-C genome contains the following:
- a CDS encoding Hsp70 family protein: MSSRPTHYAIDFGTSNSLLAAACADRTFDPAPLDPDAPDPTVLRSIVCFPDEGGVHVGVEAIRQFVEHGGEARLLRSIKHHLGTRSFRGTVIRGRMLTAEELVAAVLRRMRERADAHYGVEVRRALLGRPVHFDGEDDAFAEARLRRAAELAGFEEVRFLPEPVAAARAFGAAAEREELALIGDFGGGTSDFTVLRVGPRALAREDVLAVGGVAVAGDALDASIMRDRVARHFGAEVLYRVPFGKNVLRMPQGIVQHLCSPAHLSILQRRDVASFLADVRRWSLSDEDRRRMDQLTVMVEETLGFQVFEAIERAKRELSGAARARVELSHPGIEVREPVTRAGFEKACRREVDAILACLDETVRRAGVAAEEIGAVCCTGGTARVPRLAEEIRRRFPAARMEQFKGFHSVVEGLAREAQAVARG; encoded by the coding sequence ATGAGCAGCCGGCCCACCCACTACGCGATCGACTTCGGCACCAGCAACTCGCTGCTGGCCGCGGCCTGCGCCGATCGCACGTTCGACCCCGCGCCGCTCGACCCGGACGCGCCGGATCCGACCGTCCTGCGCAGCATCGTCTGCTTCCCCGACGAGGGGGGCGTCCACGTGGGGGTGGAGGCGATCCGGCAGTTCGTGGAGCACGGGGGCGAGGCCCGGCTCCTCCGCTCGATCAAGCACCACCTCGGCACGCGCTCGTTCCGTGGCACGGTCATCCGCGGCCGGATGCTCACCGCAGAGGAACTGGTCGCGGCGGTGCTGCGCCGGATGCGCGAGCGCGCCGACGCGCACTACGGCGTCGAGGTGCGGCGGGCGCTGCTCGGCCGCCCGGTGCACTTCGACGGCGAGGACGACGCGTTCGCGGAGGCGCGGCTGCGCCGGGCCGCGGAGCTGGCCGGCTTCGAGGAGGTGCGCTTCCTGCCGGAGCCGGTGGCGGCGGCGCGCGCGTTCGGCGCCGCCGCGGAGCGCGAGGAGCTGGCGCTCATCGGCGACTTCGGCGGCGGCACCTCGGACTTCACCGTGCTCCGCGTGGGGCCGCGCGCCCTCGCCCGGGAGGACGTGCTCGCCGTGGGCGGGGTGGCGGTGGCGGGCGACGCGCTCGACGCGTCGATCATGCGCGACCGGGTGGCGCGGCACTTCGGGGCGGAGGTCCTGTACCGGGTCCCGTTCGGCAAGAACGTGCTCCGCATGCCGCAGGGGATCGTGCAGCACCTCTGCTCCCCCGCGCACCTGTCGATCCTGCAGCGGCGCGACGTGGCGAGCTTCCTCGCCGACGTGCGCCGCTGGTCGCTCTCCGACGAGGACCGGCGGCGCATGGACCAGCTCACGGTCATGGTCGAGGAGACGCTCGGCTTCCAGGTGTTCGAGGCCATCGAGCGCGCCAAGCGCGAGCTGTCGGGCGCCGCCCGCGCGCGGGTGGAGCTGTCGCACCCCGGCATCGAGGTGCGCGAGCCGGTGACCCGCGCCGGCTTCGAGAAGGCCTGCCGGCGCGAGGTGGACGCGATCCTGGCCTGCCTGGACGAGACGGTGCGCCGGGCCGGCGTCGCGGCGGAGGAGATCGGGGCCGTCTGCTGCACCGGCGGCACCGCCCGGGTCCCGCGCCTCGCCGAGGAGATCCGCCGCCGCTTCCCCGCCGCGCGCATGGAGCAGTTCAAGGGGTTCCACTCGGTGGTGGAGGGGCTCGCCCGCGAGGCGCAGGCGGTGGCGCGGGGCTGA
- a CDS encoding AraC family transcriptional regulator: MGADPLADVLTSVRLTGSVFFRVEGAPPWAAEAPPSRAIAAQVMPGADHVIEFHAVARGRCLAGIVGEQPVALEAGDVICFPHGDAHVLSSAAGLRGGPPELAPYGLARSAPRPFLVRVGAGPSETEVLCGFFGCDARPFNPLLASLPRVLRASDRDGPRRGWLTRFLEVAEAEARAPGPGGEGVLSRLAELMFLEMVRRHLEALPPGRAGWLAALSDPHVSRALAALHARPADPWSLERLARAAGLARSSLAERFAALVGEPPMQYLARWRMQVAAGLLATTREGVASIAAQVGYASEAAFNRAFKKCVGEPPATWRRRRAAPRPDGRPGPAA, encoded by the coding sequence ATGGGCGCGGATCCGCTGGCCGACGTGCTGACCTCGGTGCGCCTCACCGGCTCGGTGTTCTTTCGCGTCGAGGGCGCGCCGCCCTGGGCCGCCGAGGCGCCGCCGTCCCGCGCGATCGCAGCGCAGGTGATGCCCGGCGCGGACCACGTCATCGAGTTCCACGCGGTGGCGCGCGGTCGCTGCCTGGCCGGGATCGTGGGCGAGCAGCCGGTCGCGCTGGAGGCGGGCGACGTGATCTGCTTCCCGCACGGCGACGCGCACGTGCTGTCGAGCGCGGCCGGCCTTCGCGGCGGCCCGCCGGAGCTCGCGCCGTACGGGCTGGCGCGGAGCGCGCCGCGGCCGTTCCTGGTGCGGGTCGGCGCCGGGCCCTCCGAGACCGAGGTGCTGTGCGGCTTCTTCGGGTGCGACGCGCGCCCGTTCAACCCGCTGCTCGCCTCCCTGCCGCGCGTGCTGCGCGCGAGCGACCGGGACGGCCCGCGCCGCGGCTGGCTGACGCGCTTCCTCGAGGTGGCCGAGGCGGAGGCGAGGGCGCCGGGGCCGGGCGGCGAGGGCGTCCTGAGCCGGCTCGCGGAGCTGATGTTCCTGGAGATGGTGCGGCGGCACCTGGAGGCGCTCCCGCCCGGCCGCGCCGGGTGGCTGGCGGCGCTCTCGGATCCGCACGTGAGCCGGGCCCTGGCGGCGCTCCACGCGCGCCCCGCGGATCCCTGGTCGCTGGAGCGGCTGGCGCGCGCCGCCGGGCTGGCCCGGTCGTCGCTGGCGGAGCGGTTCGCGGCGCTCGTCGGCGAGCCGCCCATGCAGTACCTCGCGCGGTGGCGGATGCAGGTCGCGGCCGGGCTGCTCGCCACCACGCGCGAGGGGGTGGCCTCCATCGCCGCGCAGGTGGGCTACGCCTCCGAGGCCGCGTTCAACCGCGCCTTCAAGAAGTGCGTCGGCGAGCCGCCCGCCACCTGGCGCCGGCGGCGCGCCGCCCCGCGGCCCGACGGTCGCCCGGGCCCGGCCGCGTAG
- a CDS encoding 2-dehydropantoate 2-reductase: protein MRIAIYGAGAVGGLVAARLAQAGHEVGAVARGATLDALRSRGLRLVSAGGEACVRLPVSDDPADLGPQELVVVAVKAPALVHVARDIGPLLGPETVVLTAMNGVPWWFFDRFGGRWTGTRLASVDPGGAIAAGIPSRHVIGCVVHLACAVPEPGFVCHTAGNRLILGEPDGEDSPRLARVAATLRAAGFDVDVSRRIQADVWYKLWGNMTMNPVSALTGATCDRILDDPQVYRFCLDVMAEAARIGAAIGCPISESGEDRMAVTRKLGAFKTSMLQDVEAGRAVELDALVSAVREIGALVGEPTPRIDTLLGLARLHARVRGLYPA from the coding sequence GTGAGGATCGCGATCTACGGCGCCGGCGCGGTGGGCGGACTCGTCGCCGCGCGGCTGGCACAGGCCGGGCACGAGGTGGGCGCGGTGGCGCGCGGCGCGACGCTCGACGCGCTGCGGTCGCGCGGGCTGCGCCTGGTCTCGGCGGGCGGGGAGGCGTGCGTCCGGCTCCCCGTCTCCGACGACCCCGCCGACCTCGGACCCCAGGAGCTGGTGGTGGTGGCGGTGAAGGCGCCCGCGCTCGTCCACGTCGCCCGGGACATCGGCCCGCTGCTCGGTCCGGAGACGGTGGTGCTCACGGCCATGAACGGCGTGCCCTGGTGGTTCTTCGACCGCTTCGGCGGCCGCTGGACCGGCACGCGGCTCGCCTCGGTGGACCCCGGCGGCGCCATCGCGGCCGGCATCCCGTCGCGCCACGTGATCGGCTGCGTGGTCCACCTCGCGTGCGCGGTGCCGGAGCCGGGCTTCGTGTGCCACACGGCCGGCAACCGGCTCATCCTGGGCGAGCCGGACGGCGAGGACTCCCCGCGGCTCGCCCGCGTCGCGGCGACGCTCCGCGCCGCCGGGTTCGACGTGGACGTCTCGCGCCGGATCCAGGCGGACGTCTGGTACAAGCTCTGGGGCAACATGACCATGAACCCGGTCTCGGCGCTCACCGGCGCCACCTGCGACCGGATCCTGGACGATCCGCAGGTGTACCGGTTCTGCCTGGACGTCATGGCCGAGGCGGCGCGCATCGGCGCGGCCATCGGCTGCCCCATCTCCGAGAGCGGCGAGGACCGGATGGCGGTCACGCGCAAGCTGGGCGCGTTCAAGACGTCCATGCTGCAGGACGTGGAGGCCGGCCGGGCGGTGGAGCTGGACGCGCTCGTGTCGGCGGTGCGCGAGATCGGCGCGCTGGTGGGCGAGCCGACGCCGCGCATCGACACGCTGCTCGGGCTGGCGCGCCTGCACGCGCGCGTGCGCGGCCTCTACCCGGCCTGA
- a CDS encoding class I SAM-dependent methyltransferase, with the protein MNGTASPSPIPTTPAMPPPGLDLAAVKARQQSTWSSGDYAVIGTTLQIVGETLCEAAAVSAGERVLDVACGNGNAALAAARRFARVTGVDYVPTLLERAGARAAADGLPLELREGDAEALPFEAGAFDVVLSTFGVMFTPDQARAAGELLRVCRSGGRIALASWTPDGFIGKVFQVVGRHVPPPPGLRPPAAWGTEARLHELFVPGAREVRAQRREYAFRYRSAAHWVEVFRTWYGPIHRAFAALPAEARPALERDLLALLGEANTATDGTLVVPGTYLEAVIVRA; encoded by the coding sequence ATGAACGGCACCGCTTCCCCCTCCCCCATCCCCACGACGCCCGCCATGCCGCCCCCGGGCCTCGACCTCGCCGCGGTGAAGGCCCGGCAGCAGTCCACCTGGAGCTCGGGCGACTACGCGGTGATCGGCACGACGCTGCAGATCGTCGGCGAGACGCTCTGCGAGGCGGCCGCGGTGTCCGCCGGCGAGCGCGTGCTCGACGTGGCCTGCGGCAACGGCAACGCCGCGCTCGCGGCCGCGCGCCGCTTCGCGCGCGTGACCGGCGTCGATTACGTCCCCACGCTGCTCGAGCGGGCCGGCGCCCGCGCCGCCGCCGACGGCCTGCCGCTGGAGCTGCGCGAGGGCGACGCCGAGGCGCTCCCGTTCGAGGCCGGCGCGTTCGACGTCGTGCTCTCGACGTTCGGCGTGATGTTCACGCCCGACCAGGCGCGCGCCGCCGGCGAGCTGCTCCGCGTGTGCCGGTCCGGCGGCCGCATCGCGCTCGCGTCCTGGACGCCGGACGGCTTCATCGGGAAGGTCTTCCAGGTGGTGGGCCGGCACGTCCCGCCGCCCCCCGGCCTCAGGCCGCCCGCCGCGTGGGGCACCGAGGCGCGCCTCCACGAGCTCTTCGTCCCCGGCGCCCGCGAGGTCCGCGCGCAGCGCCGCGAGTACGCGTTCCGCTACCGCTCGGCGGCGCACTGGGTGGAGGTGTTCCGCACCTGGTACGGCCCCATCCACCGCGCGTTCGCGGCGCTCCCCGCCGAGGCGCGGCCCGCGCTGGAGCGCGACCTGCTCGCGCTGCTCGGGGAGGCGAACACCGCGACCGACGGCACGCTCGTGGTGCCGGGCACGTACCTCGAGGCCGTGATCGTCCGGGCGTAG
- a CDS encoding OsmC family protein — translation MAFEVETRSLQGRVTALGSAGGHAVVIDRPEAAGGGGLGFNGGELLHLAIAGCVSNDLFREALAAGIRLDSVRVSVRGDFAGDPAVSTGIRYDVEVAGDASEAQLAELVARVDRIAEIPCTLRRGAAVQLGEASVRRTTA, via the coding sequence ATGGCGTTCGAGGTGGAGACCCGCAGCCTGCAAGGGCGCGTCACGGCCCTCGGCAGCGCGGGCGGGCACGCGGTCGTGATCGACCGGCCGGAGGCTGCGGGCGGGGGAGGGCTCGGGTTCAACGGGGGGGAGCTGCTGCACCTGGCGATCGCGGGCTGCGTCTCCAACGACCTGTTCCGGGAGGCGCTCGCGGCCGGGATCCGCCTCGACTCGGTGCGGGTCAGCGTCCGCGGCGACTTCGCCGGCGATCCCGCGGTCTCCACCGGGATCCGCTACGACGTCGAGGTCGCGGGCGACGCGAGCGAGGCGCAGCTCGCGGAGCTGGTCGCGCGGGTGGATCGCATCGCGGAGATCCCCTGCACGCTCCGGCGGGGCGCCGCGGTCCAGCTCGGCGAGGCGAGCGTGCGGCGCACCACGGCCTGA
- the ctaD gene encoding cytochrome c oxidase subunit I, with product MSTAAVAVRAPAHETGSYLEHGRGVRSWLFTLDHKRIGIMYLVAISACLLLGGVFALVLRMHLWSPQGALVSNDAYNKLFTLHGAVMIFLFIIPGIPAALGNFVLPLQLGAKDLAFPRVNLLSFWLFVAGAIFFLVVLVVGGVDTGWTLYPPYSLESARGLGILLALSAVVLTGFSSILTGVNFIATIHRMRPPGMGWFDMPLFLWALYATGVIQIISTPVLGITAAMGFLERIFHLGLFMPEYGGDPILFQHFFWFYSHPAVYIMILPAMGVVSEVVSVFSRKPIFGYRFIAVSSMAIAIIGFLVWGHHMFVSGQSRWASLAFSFLTMLVSIPSAIKTFNWIATMYKGAIVLKTPMVYVLTFFAIFGVGGLTGLFLGLLATDVPLHDTYFVVAHFHFVMVGAVMIAFLAGLHYWWPKMTGRMYHEGVGVASAWLVFLGFNLTFVPQFLAGVLGMPRRYATYAPQFTAHNRLSTVGAFVLALGLVVALAGLLHSLRRGRRAPPNPWGAASLEWTIASPPTHHNFDETPRARGPYDYSGLHEVSEDAGWVREEGR from the coding sequence ATGAGCACCGCGGCAGTGGCCGTGCGCGCGCCGGCGCACGAGACCGGGAGCTACCTCGAGCACGGGCGCGGCGTCCGCTCCTGGCTCTTCACGCTGGACCACAAGCGCATCGGGATCATGTACCTCGTCGCGATCTCCGCCTGCCTGCTGCTGGGCGGCGTGTTCGCGCTGGTGCTCCGGATGCACCTCTGGAGCCCGCAGGGCGCGCTCGTCTCGAACGACGCCTACAACAAGCTGTTCACGCTGCACGGCGCGGTGATGATCTTCCTGTTCATCATCCCGGGCATCCCGGCGGCGCTCGGCAACTTCGTGCTGCCGCTGCAGCTCGGCGCGAAGGACCTCGCGTTCCCGCGCGTCAACCTGCTCAGCTTCTGGCTGTTCGTGGCGGGCGCGATCTTCTTCCTGGTGGTGCTGGTGGTGGGCGGCGTGGACACCGGCTGGACGCTGTACCCGCCCTACAGCCTGGAGAGCGCGCGCGGCCTCGGGATCCTGCTGGCGCTGTCGGCGGTGGTGCTCACCGGCTTCAGCTCGATCCTCACCGGCGTGAACTTCATCGCCACCATCCACCGCATGCGGCCGCCGGGGATGGGCTGGTTCGACATGCCGCTGTTCCTGTGGGCGCTCTACGCCACCGGCGTCATCCAGATCATCTCGACGCCGGTGCTGGGCATCACCGCGGCGATGGGCTTCCTCGAGCGGATCTTCCACCTCGGCCTGTTCATGCCCGAGTACGGCGGCGATCCCATCCTGTTCCAGCACTTCTTCTGGTTCTACTCGCACCCCGCCGTCTACATCATGATCCTGCCGGCCATGGGCGTGGTGTCGGAGGTGGTCTCGGTCTTCAGCCGCAAGCCCATCTTCGGCTACCGCTTCATCGCGGTGAGCTCGATGGCCATCGCGATCATCGGCTTCCTGGTGTGGGGCCACCACATGTTCGTCTCGGGCCAGTCGCGCTGGGCGAGCCTGGCCTTCAGCTTCCTCACCATGCTGGTGTCGATCCCCTCGGCCATCAAGACGTTCAACTGGATCGCCACCATGTACAAGGGCGCCATCGTCCTGAAGACGCCCATGGTGTACGTGCTCACGTTCTTCGCCATCTTCGGCGTGGGCGGGCTCACCGGCCTGTTCCTGGGCCTGCTCGCCACCGACGTGCCGCTGCACGACACCTACTTCGTGGTGGCGCACTTCCACTTCGTGATGGTGGGCGCCGTGATGATCGCGTTCCTGGCCGGCCTGCACTACTGGTGGCCGAAGATGACGGGGCGCATGTACCACGAGGGCGTGGGCGTGGCGTCCGCGTGGCTGGTGTTCCTCGGCTTCAACCTGACCTTCGTGCCGCAGTTCCTGGCCGGCGTGCTGGGCATGCCGCGCCGGTACGCCACCTACGCGCCGCAGTTCACCGCGCACAACCGGCTCTCCACCGTGGGCGCGTTCGTGCTCGCGCTCGGCCTGGTGGTGGCGCTCGCCGGGCTGCTCCACTCGCTCCGGCGCGGCCGCCGCGCGCCGCCCAACCCGTGGGGCGCGGCATCGCTGGAGTGGACCATCGCCTCGCCCCCCACCCACCACAACTTCGACGAGACGCCGCGCGCGCGCGGCCCGTACGACTACTCGGGGCTGCACGAGGTCTCCGAGGACGCGGGCTGGGTGCGCGAGGAGGGACGCTAG
- a CDS encoding cytochrome C oxidase subunit IV family protein, translating into MNVVENASSHPAHGDGAHAGPHVLPPSVLLGTAAALGVLTVLTVAVARVHLGAANVPVALAIATVKASLVALFFMHLKYEHRFHLVVLVGAALFAVLFGSFVMFDASEYRPDVRAHEEAARAKAAQMAQ; encoded by the coding sequence ATGAACGTCGTCGAGAACGCCTCCTCCCACCCCGCGCACGGGGACGGCGCGCACGCGGGGCCGCACGTGCTCCCGCCCTCCGTGCTGCTCGGCACCGCCGCGGCGCTGGGCGTCCTCACCGTGCTGACGGTGGCCGTCGCCCGCGTGCACCTCGGGGCCGCGAACGTGCCGGTGGCCCTCGCCATCGCCACCGTGAAGGCCTCGCTGGTGGCGCTGTTCTTCATGCACCTAAAGTACGAGCACAGGTTCCACCTGGTCGTCCTGGTGGGCGCGGCGCTGTTCGCGGTGCTGTTCGGCAGCTTCGTGATGTTCGACGCCTCCGAGTACCGCCCCGACGTGCGCGCGCACGAGGAGGCGGCGCGGGCGAAGGCGGCGCAGATGGCGCAGTGA
- a CDS encoding isocitrate lyase/PEP mutase family protein — MTSTDEKRRAFRALHQDGCFVLPNPWDAGTARALQRAGFRALATTSAGFAFSRGLPDGAVGCQEMLAHVRELVAATPLPVNADLEDGYGATAEEVAANVRACVDAGVAGLSIEDATGDPAAPLYPADEAVARLRAARRAIDAAGGGVVLTGRSEGFVAGRPDLAETIRRLVAYAEAGADCLYAPGLTARDQVAAVVRAVAPRPVNVLAGGPAFTVAELAALGVRRVSVGSALARAAWGAFLEASREIAERGTFERLGDAPGYAALNALLRPDAAQGHGA, encoded by the coding sequence ATGACCTCGACGGACGAGAAGCGCCGCGCGTTCCGCGCGCTCCACCAGGACGGCTGCTTCGTGCTGCCCAACCCGTGGGACGCCGGCACCGCCCGGGCGCTGCAGCGCGCCGGCTTCCGGGCGCTCGCCACCACCAGCGCCGGGTTCGCGTTCTCGCGCGGCCTGCCCGACGGCGCGGTGGGCTGCCAGGAGATGCTCGCGCACGTTCGCGAGCTGGTCGCCGCCACGCCGCTGCCGGTGAACGCGGACCTCGAGGACGGCTACGGCGCGACCGCGGAGGAGGTCGCGGCGAACGTGCGGGCGTGCGTGGACGCCGGGGTGGCCGGGCTCTCCATCGAGGACGCCACCGGGGATCCCGCGGCGCCGCTGTACCCCGCCGACGAGGCCGTCGCGCGCCTGCGCGCGGCGCGGCGGGCCATCGACGCGGCCGGCGGCGGCGTGGTGCTCACCGGCCGGAGCGAGGGCTTCGTCGCGGGGCGCCCCGATCTCGCCGAGACCATCCGCCGGCTGGTGGCCTACGCGGAGGCCGGGGCCGACTGCCTGTACGCGCCCGGCCTCACCGCGCGCGACCAGGTCGCGGCGGTGGTCCGGGCGGTCGCGCCGAGGCCGGTGAACGTCCTCGCCGGCGGTCCGGCGTTCACCGTCGCGGAGCTGGCCGCGCTCGGCGTCCGGCGCGTCAGCGTCGGCTCCGCGCTCGCGCGCGCCGCGTGGGGCGCGTTCCTGGAGGCCTCGCGGGAGATCGCCGAGCGCGGCACGTTCGAGCGCCTCGGCGACGCGCCGGGATACGCCGCGCTGAACGCGCTGCTGCGGCCGGACGCCGCGCAGGGGCACGGCGCGTGA
- a CDS encoding cytochrome c oxidase subunit 3 family protein, with translation MDATAQPAPAARHERSRFLAVQFEDMAAQLATGKLGIWLFLANEVLFFSALFVSYGVYRSHHPELFRYASQFLDWRMGATNTIVLISSSLAAAWSVRAAQLGNQRTLIRSLVLTVVLAATFMVVKYFEYSHKLHNGVGWGTACNPSPELLASLPAAVRAIPVPAHLGTFFSLYYLMTGLHGIHVLVGIGLYVWLIVRARRGDFGPGYYGPVDAVALYWHLVDLVWIFLFPLLYLI, from the coding sequence ATGGACGCGACCGCCCAGCCGGCCCCCGCCGCCCGCCACGAGCGCAGCCGGTTCCTGGCCGTGCAGTTCGAGGACATGGCCGCCCAGCTCGCCACCGGCAAGCTGGGGATCTGGCTGTTCCTCGCGAACGAGGTGCTGTTCTTCTCGGCGCTGTTCGTCTCCTACGGCGTCTACCGGTCCCACCACCCGGAGCTGTTCCGCTACGCCAGCCAGTTCCTCGACTGGCGCATGGGCGCGACCAACACGATCGTGCTCATCAGCAGCAGCCTCGCCGCGGCCTGGTCGGTCCGCGCCGCGCAGCTCGGCAACCAGCGCACGCTGATCCGCTCGCTGGTCCTGACGGTGGTGCTCGCCGCCACGTTCATGGTGGTGAAGTACTTCGAGTACAGCCACAAGCTGCACAACGGCGTGGGGTGGGGGACCGCCTGCAACCCGTCGCCCGAGCTGCTCGCGAGCCTGCCCGCCGCGGTCCGGGCGATCCCGGTGCCCGCGCACCTCGGCACGTTCTTCAGCCTCTACTACCTGATGACCGGCCTGCACGGCATCCACGTGCTCGTCGGCATCGGGCTGTACGTGTGGCTGATCGTCCGCGCGCGGCGGGGCGACTTCGGCCCCGGCTACTACGGCCCGGTGGACGCGGTGGCGCTCTACTGGCACCTCGTGGACCTGGTGTGGATCTTCCTCTTCCCGCTGCTCTACCTGATCTGA
- a CDS encoding 4Fe-4S dicluster domain-containing protein has translation MGHLVGKDLYRGLGAKVDGLSVRAPWNAALFGILKELYSEAEAELVVKMPYGLAPLERIARVTGLAPDDVRRRLDTLCPRGLVMDLEVRGRTWYAPSPMAIGIFEYTMMRTGGATEGDHARWAKLFNAYMEDGAFYRANFGGGQRVSLMRAVPHDGAVRPEEYVEVLDHEKAVAMVESARRLAIGTCSCRHEKSHLGEQRCAAPLDTCSSFDQGADYLIRHGFAREVSRAEMLDNLARSRALGLVLNADNVRRGATFMCHCCGCCCNMLLGVTRHGYPNAVVTSSYVAASDRERCLGCGKCSKKCPVGAIPRVPDPDPRFRKHGRPQVDEARCLGCGVCTLTCNPGAMKLHHRTQRVLHPEDLLERLILQCLERGTLQNQLFDDPGSKSQAFLRALVGGFLRLPPVKQALMSDALRSRFLAGVKAAAGKRAPKEIVEA, from the coding sequence ATGGGACACCTCGTCGGCAAGGACCTGTACCGCGGGCTGGGCGCCAAGGTGGACGGGCTCAGCGTGCGCGCGCCCTGGAACGCGGCGCTGTTCGGGATCCTGAAGGAGCTCTACTCCGAGGCCGAGGCGGAGCTGGTGGTGAAGATGCCGTACGGGCTCGCGCCGCTGGAGCGGATCGCGCGGGTGACCGGCCTCGCCCCCGACGACGTGCGGCGCCGGCTCGACACGCTGTGTCCGCGGGGCCTCGTGATGGACCTCGAGGTGCGGGGACGGACCTGGTACGCGCCGTCGCCGATGGCCATCGGGATCTTCGAGTACACGATGATGCGCACCGGCGGCGCGACCGAGGGCGATCACGCGCGGTGGGCGAAGCTGTTCAACGCGTACATGGAGGACGGCGCCTTCTACCGCGCGAACTTCGGCGGCGGGCAGCGCGTGTCGCTCATGCGCGCGGTCCCGCACGACGGCGCGGTGCGACCCGAGGAGTACGTCGAGGTCCTGGACCACGAGAAGGCGGTCGCGATGGTGGAGTCGGCGCGCCGCCTCGCGATCGGCACCTGCTCCTGCCGGCACGAGAAGTCCCACCTCGGCGAGCAGCGGTGCGCCGCGCCGCTCGACACCTGCTCCTCGTTCGACCAGGGCGCCGACTACCTCATCCGCCACGGCTTCGCCCGCGAGGTGTCGCGCGCCGAGATGCTGGACAACCTGGCCCGCTCCCGCGCGCTCGGCCTGGTCCTCAACGCCGACAACGTGCGCCGCGGCGCCACGTTCATGTGCCACTGCTGCGGCTGCTGCTGCAACATGCTGCTCGGCGTCACGCGCCACGGGTATCCGAACGCGGTGGTGACCTCGAGCTACGTCGCGGCCTCCGACCGCGAGCGCTGCCTGGGCTGCGGCAAGTGCTCGAAGAAGTGCCCGGTCGGCGCCATCCCGCGCGTGCCGGATCCCGACCCGCGGTTCCGCAAGCACGGCCGCCCGCAGGTGGACGAGGCGCGCTGCCTGGGGTGCGGCGTGTGCACGCTGACGTGCAACCCGGGCGCGATGAAGCTCCACCACCGAACCCAGCGCGTGCTGCACCCCGAGGACCTGCTCGAGCGGCTCATCCTGCAGTGCCTCGAGCGCGGCACGCTGCAGAACCAGCTCTTCGACGACCCCGGCAGCAAGTCCCAGGCGTTCCTGCGCGCGCTGGTGGGCGGGTTCCTCCGGCTGCCGCCGGTGAAGCAGGCGCTCATGAGCGACGCGCTCCGCTCGCGGTTCCTCGCCGGCGTGAAGGCGGCGGCGGGGAAGCGCGCGCCGAAGGAGATCGTCGAGGCGTGA
- a CDS encoding DMT family transporter, translating into MDGSPARPVPLVPDAAPAAPGRGRLAALTLLTLGFFAANSLLARAALRPGLADPATFTAIRLASGAAALGGLALASRRARPRGGSAGSALALFAYAAAFSLAYRRIDAGPGAFLLFFAVQASMIGWSVLRGARPTRRQWAGLAVALAGLGWLTLPGAHAPDARGAALMLAAGVAWGAYTLRGRGVRDPAGATAANFALAVPLALCLVIASAGTLHLTARGAALAAASGAVASGVGYVLWYTVVPALGAARAAAVQLAVPAMVPLAAAGLLGEAITPRLLAAGTAILAGVALAIAPAARGGAFTRALSSRAGSAVERPPR; encoded by the coding sequence ATGGACGGCAGCCCGGCACGCCCGGTCCCCCTCGTGCCGGACGCGGCGCCGGCCGCGCCCGGCCGCGGGCGGCTCGCCGCGCTCACGCTCCTCACCCTCGGCTTCTTCGCCGCGAACTCGCTCCTGGCCCGCGCCGCGCTGCGCCCGGGCCTCGCCGACCCCGCGACGTTCACCGCGATCCGGCTCGCCTCCGGCGCGGCCGCGCTCGGGGGGCTCGCGCTCGCGTCGCGCCGGGCGAGGCCGCGGGGCGGGAGCGCCGGGTCGGCGCTGGCGCTCTTCGCGTACGCCGCCGCGTTCTCGCTCGCCTACCGGCGGATCGACGCGGGCCCGGGCGCGTTCCTGCTGTTCTTCGCGGTGCAGGCCTCCATGATCGGCTGGAGCGTGCTCCGCGGCGCCCGCCCGACGCGGCGGCAGTGGGCGGGCCTGGCGGTGGCGCTCGCCGGCCTCGGCTGGCTCACGCTCCCGGGCGCGCACGCGCCGGATGCGCGGGGGGCGGCGCTCATGCTGGCGGCCGGCGTCGCATGGGGCGCCTACACCTTGCGCGGGCGCGGGGTCCGCGATCCCGCCGGCGCCACCGCCGCGAACTTCGCGCTGGCGGTCCCGCTGGCGCTCTGCCTCGTGATCGCCTCGGCCGGGACCCTGCACCTGACGGCGCGCGGGGCCGCGCTCGCCGCCGCCTCCGGAGCGGTCGCCTCCGGCGTGGGCTACGTGCTCTGGTACACGGTCGTGCCGGCGCTCGGCGCGGCGCGCGCCGCGGCGGTGCAGCTCGCCGTCCCGGCGATGGTGCCGCTGGCCGCGGCCGGCCTGCTCGGCGAGGCGATCACCCCGCGGCTGCTCGCGGCCGGGACCGCCATCCTCGCCGGCGTGGCGCTGGCGATCGCGCCGGCGGCTCGAGGGGGAGCGTTCACGAGGGCACTTTCCTCGCGCGCCGGGTCCGCGGTAGAACGCCCGCCCCGATGA